CGATTTCTTTGCTTCGCAGTGGCTAAGTGTTTTGTCGCATCTTGGGAAAAAATCCCCCTGGAACCCAGGGTAAGCGACAAAGATATGAAAACATGGAAAACGGTCCATTTCCTTATGTTTATGTCACTTCCGGTTTACACTGCCTTCCGTTACTTACACTTACATAAGCTACTGGTTAGTAACCAAGACTTGGTGGGTTACAAACAAAAAATCTGAACTAAGAAAAGAGTGTTGCGCGTCCCGAATTCGCCTCAAAGTACCTCGACAGACCCATTTTAAAGGGATGAGTTTTCATTTCCTTAAACCTCTTGTAAAAATATGAGTGACAATGCACCGAATCCTCATGACTATTCTCGAGTTGACCTATTGTAGCTTATGGCTTGTTACGAATTATGTGCCGTCTTCCGTCGTCGTCTCAGTGACAATCGATAAAGAAATTGTTCCGAATTCTGAGCCTGCGCAGAAGAAAGCTAAGACCTGTCATTCTTGTCGTCAGTGCtgaatcattaaaaaaaaacctttgggGACAAGAATGCACATATTCATTTTGGCTTTATTTTCACgtgaaaatttttttcaaattcacgtgctaaaagttcaaacaagacGACCTCGCGTGCTTGTGTCGGGTGATTTTGCACAAGGTACGAAAACGACAGAAAAATCACCCATGTGCTTTTTTTCCTCCCGTATCGATTTTCCCAAATCAATCATCGCTTTTCAATGCCTGCTAACTTTATCTTTAACCCCAATCTACGCGTAAAgtacaaaaaaggaaaggaactttattaatatttaaatgCCTCGTCGTTCTGGCACTAATTGGGGTCActctaaactgaaattaacaatcaacgtaaatcaagtcaaatgttggttttcgatGAGGGGGGAAAACCGGTGTACTCGGTCcagaaaattttttaaaaactatttctgaaaaataaaataaaatagaataagACAAGATAGTATTGCCTGAGATGATTATCAGTATGTCAGAAATTGATGATTAATTAAttgttaataaaaataatgtaattTGGTTTACGGGTACAAATGTTCTCGAGTCTATCGCCGCAGGAGACGTTTATTTTGAttctttaatttacattaatAACCTATAACCCACTCGAGGAGAAAACCgaacaagaaattatttttttaagtttatgTTTGTAAGAACTAGGATCTTCTTAAAGTTTTTCGTCGAAGTAGCTACTCGGTAAAGAAGTAACTAAAATTATTCAAAAGGCACTATTTATCTAGCTTCATAAAATCAAAGGAATAATGTTTAAGATAACTAAGATAAATTGCACGGTTTTCTGAAAAGCTTATTTATCTCGGAATATTTATGGGCCgcttgttttattattttgtagTAGTTCAACAAATTGAAATCGCCAGGAAACGAGCATCGATTGCGCTTCGCGTGTTGAACCGGTCTTTTTTCCCGCGGTTTACCAATAGCGTCTAAATTCATGTTGCCCGCGATCCTAAAAGGAGGGCGTCCTTACCAACAATGAAGAGCTAGCGTAAATTTCACAAAGCCAACACAGGCTCAATTCGAGAAAACTCGATGAGCCACAATATTAGTCCATTACGTAATCTTCCAAATTTAAAGTAGCATAATGAGACGACCCACCCAAATGAGCCCATTTGAGAAAAACGGCCCGAACCCTCATCTACTTGTCCCGATTTGTTTTTCATGACAAAATGCGGTTAGGTGTtacaaaacacaaaacaatCGGCAATGACTACAATAGAAGATTATATCAAGACGGAGAAATGCAAATCACcccaagaaaaacaaattaagacGAATGCATGCATGGATTACTTtacaaaaatctttatttttaacaatattttttattttcattacgAACGATTTCTTTTCGCCTCCAAAATGGAGCAAATCTTTGTAATCTTATACAGGCCGAGTTTAAAGTCctcatgaagaaaaaaattgaatttgtgTTAACATTCTCTCTCGCTTAActacaaaaaaattgtcacaaaaTTGGATCACAAGCCCAGTTCCATTGACTATTTACAGCTATTACAcaaaatattttacagataccaTATGGTATGATTTTCAATGTTCTTTTCGAAAATCAGAATTCTCAAAATACAAAGAAGAAATATAAATAAGCCTGAAATGTAGTGTACAAGACGGAACGCAAGTTCTTCTGTTATAATAGAGTCATCGCGCCAAAATCCAAATCGTAGACAAGATTGTGGAATCAGAAGCACCTCACCTCTTCCTCGTAGCGAGCAGTTAGATTCCTGGCCATCACTGTATACTCGGCAAATGTCTGAGACAGCTCTGACAGTTTCTGCTGCAATTTGGAATCTGGCAGCTCAAAATCTTGCGAACCCGACAACAGTTCCGCTTTTAATTGCTTCAACAAGTTGAAAACATCGAAAAGAGTTTGGACGTCTTCGTTGAACGCGGGCATTTGTTCGCTGACATGATGATCTTTCAGAAGACAAGGAAACAGGACCGATTTCTCCAACGAATCGACTTCATCGGCGAATTTTTTTAGCGCTCCAAGAAGACACCTTTCTGAGTCAAACTTGACTCTGTTTTGAAACTCTTGAAAGGACGGAAGATGGTGCGAAGGACCAAGACTAAGAGTCGAAGTTTTGATGTATCTTGCAACCAATGCGAGCTGGTTTAGTCGGTGACAAGAATCCTGAATCTCCCTTTCGAGGGGAACAAAACTCTCTTCGTTGGCGGCATAACCGAGTGATAATTTTATTCGCATCGCCTTTACCATGAAATAGAATGCTCGCATGTTCATGTTGTTTTGCAGAAAGGCATTGCTAGTAGTATTTCCTTTCGCTGGCGGCATTAATTCCTTCGCAGGCAAGTCGATTAGTTTCATGGGTATTAAAACAGTGCTGTCCATCAGCTCAACCGTTTGCAAAAACTGTTCCATGACAGCGAGGAAGGAATGCTCTACCGACTTGAAACGCCTCGCCATTTCTTGTCAATTTCTGATACGACTGTAAGTCGATAGCACAGGTGTGAAATTGGAGGTCGTCTTCGCAACAGATAGCTTGCCTTACTTCTTCGCTAGCCTGAGATTAAATGGCCTCGAACTGTGCTCCGGCAGACCTTTTCTTTCCTCATTCACTCACTGCTGAAGTTCACTTCCGTGGGTTAGAATATTTAAATAAGTCTAAGAAACGTGACATGTTGTTTTCCACTCCTATGGCTTGAGAGTGCTTGCTTTGTTGGTGTACACGTGTTGAACATGTGAACTGTAATCACCTCTGCCAATTTCGTATTCATTGCAAAATCAGCAGTTAATCTAATGACAAGTTTCAAACGACTCTTAACACTTTTGAATTCTCAAGTATCTTTATTGTGCAGTTTCCTTAAAAATACGCCAGAATCAATCTTAAAATTTGGCAAAATCCTTGTTGTTTTCCTCTTATATCGTGCATGTTCTCGGATGACATTATCCTGCCTTTTGATTGGTTTCGGAAACAATAACAAATGGGCGTTGGTGGGGGCGTCAACGTGGCGTGTTGTCACGCCATCCGCTTTGATCACGAGAACTTCTTTCCACTTTGTGTAGAGAAATTAAAATTCATCAGTCATGTTTGTTTCGCCTAGGATATCTCTGTTCCCATTGGAGACAATACTATCAGGAGAAGCCAAATAATTTATAAGGTCAAAGAATTTAAGGCTTCTTTTCAGCCTTGTTGGGTTCTTTAAGGTTTAAATTGAGTGAACTTTCATCGTGTGAATTTGCTGCAAAAAGGGCGTTTTTTAACCTCCATTGCATTTGCGTGCACGTGAATAATCTATTTTGGTATTTATTTCCCCCCCTTTTGTCTAGCAGATTATTATCATTGATTCCTGTATTTCCAAAGAGCTTATTTGCAATTCTAATATATTTTCAATGAATAACAAGTTCGGTCACGGGGCAAGCTGACTAAAATTTTCAGTTGCACGCGTTGCACGGCAGTATTCTTTCCTTCATGTTATTGTCTGGCTCAGAGGGGTGTGGTGTGATTCTAGATTTGCTGACTGGTAATTCTGGCATTGAACTGGATAACCATGATTTTAAGACATTAAGAAGTTAAAATGGTGAAAGAAATAGTACGTGGAAGTCAGAGTGTTCACGCCTTCTTCAAGTGCGGAGCGTAGCTTTTTATTTGAACCGAGACAAAGTCCGAAGCGATAAATTCTGGAACCTTGAAACACGTTATCATTCCGTCACTCTGTAGTTTTAACTAGACTGACCAGTATCTACTAGTGTAATAGTGATTACATTAGAGGTATGAAGGGAAAGACACTTCCAGTTTATGTGAGAACGTGacatgaaaatgttgatatTGCGACAACTCTTCCCATTCATAGGAACACATCTTGAGATGTTCAAGGGACTTGATATCGACATCAAACCAGCCTTTGCTTCCAAAGATTTCTGTGACAATATAcagtcaaaaaattaaaatggtttTAATTTACTTCTTTTACACTCAAGATTTACAATTTCATTCTCCAAACTAATATTCTATCCTGGCTGGTCATCAGGTGTTAAACCAATAGCTGATAATACTCTTTATTAACGATACCTGACAACCTGAAAGTTTATTGAAATTGTTAAGAGAACTTACATTCTGGTCACTCTCAGCTCAAGTTAACTTTTCAAATCGACTTTGAAGTAACCACACGACAGAAATTACAGGTTATCaatatattaattaatgttTTAAGCGACCGTAAGCCAATAATGCGGGGTCCGCACATGCAGCCGCTTTTAACAAGGAACGTGATCTTCAAGGCGCTCAATCCCTTACATGCAAGAAACGTGATTTTGTTCAAATGATTTACTATGGAAATTTATCCTTTGGAACTTGGACATGTCACGAAGgaagtttgatttttttttaaatttgtgagTAAGTAAAGTGGATGCAAAGGGAGTCGGAAAATTGAAAACCTTCCGAAAGATAAATTTGCAATCAAAGTGTTGTttccaatatatatatataaaataagcACATAGCAGATATTGATGGCGAAGTGCGCAAAATATGGAACGATGAGAGGAATCACTTATTCATATCGTTTGAATTGGCCCAAAACAGTACGTGAGAGCTACAGAAACGGTCGGCGGATAAGAGTCCGTTAGCGAGATCTGTTTCCGGGGATTTGGTCTCTGACCATCTCTGTCCTAATGAGATTTTCAGTTCGCGAGTGTTAAGAAATCGGATTACATCAAAATGGATATCTTGTTTGCGGTGTTTTTCGAACTCTACACGAGGTAAGTATTAAAGTCCGTTGACAATGATGAAGTCCATAAAGTGGTTGCAAATTGAAGTGGTCAACAGCTGACTACcagggaagaaaaaaaataataaaaaaaacaagagtCAAAAGTTCAAAAAATGCATACTGCACAGATGGGAAGGCCGCGTGATAAATTCAGTGTTCATTTACAAAAGTGACATGTAGTTATTTTTGGCTTACACTACCCCCCACGCCCCCTCGGGCACGGAGCATCGGTTAACAACCCCAAATGGAAATTGAACATATAAACTATTCCAAGTTTTCAAAGGTCGTCAAACCCACGAAAGTAGATGTTTTCTTGGGATCGCTCTGATTTCACCCAGCTATTGAGTTACTATAAATCCCTCTAAAAATAATCTGGACAGACGATAAttcttttcctgttgtttcttttCCCGCCGGAGCTAAGCAGACAGACTAAAAGAGTCGGAAGATAGGAGAAATCGGTAAAATACTCGTAAATTTATAGGTAGTATTGTGAAAAGATCGACTTATTGAAGAATGACAGTAGCCATGTGCGGTGAAAAAAACCCCGAATGCTTATGAGCCACGAGTCTTGTCGTTAAAGGCGGAAATATCGAATGGCAGAATGCCGGAATGACTTCGCAATTACAGCAGATGAAAATTCATGTTTTTTACTCATGGACCAGCGACTAAGTGTTCCTAACCGaaccaaaagaaaatgttttagttttcttgAGTTTCACTAAGCACAGCAAATCTCCAAT
The genomic region above belongs to Montipora capricornis isolate CH-2021 chromosome 5, ASM3666992v2, whole genome shotgun sequence and contains:
- the LOC138049058 gene encoding uncharacterized protein, which encodes MARRFKSVEHSFLAVMEQFLQTVELMDSTVLIPMKLIDLPAKELMPPAKGNTTSNAFLQNNMNMRAFYFMVKAMRIKLSLGYAANEESFVPLEREIQDSCHRLNQLALVARYIKTSTLSLGPSHHLPSFQEFQNRVKFDSERCLLGALKKFADEVDSLEKSVLFPCLLKDHHVSEQMPAFNEDVQTLFDVFNLLKQLKAELLSGSQDFELPDSKLQQKLSELSQTFAEYTVMARNLTARYEEEVRCF